AGTGCCGCCAGTAACCGAAACAGTTACATCATAAGTCAACAAATCGGCAGAGCAGGCAGCGCCGGCATCGGTGATGCTGATGGAAGTTCCCTGTGAAAGCGTTACCGGAACCCGCGCACTGAAGCAACCGGTTGCCACTTCTTCGGTTTCGGCATAGTAAGTGCCCGGAGTAAGGGGCGTATAAGTTGTTCCCGTACCCAACAGTACTCCTCCTACAGGAGAATCATACCAGTTGATCACGTATCCTGCACCGGGGTTGCTGACCGATAAAGCCACCGGAGCATCGCCGGCACAAATAAACGCATCCGCAGGGTTGGCAGGTTCGGGGGTAGTGGCGCAAGAGCAGTTTAAAGAAGCCAAGGCAAGTGTTTGCGAACAACCGTCTGCATCGGTGATGCTGACCGTAATGGAGGTGGTATTTGGAATACCCGATATGGTATAGCTTCCACCCCCGTTATCGGTTACTGTTGCTGCTCCTGCTGCTACGGTATAGGGAGCTGTGCCGCCGGTGACGGTAACCGGTACTTCAAAGGTTAATAAATCGGGCGCACAAGTGCCGGGGGTCTGACTTATGTTGATAGCAGTTCCTTGTGACAGGGTTACGGCGACTGTTGTACTTATACAGGCATTAACATCTTCAACCGCAAGGGCATAGAACGTTCCTGCTACCGTAGGGGTAAAGCAACTGCCCGTACCCAACAGCGCGCCTCCGCTTGCAGCATCGTACCATTCTATTGTAAAGCCGGCACCCGGATTGTCCACACACAATGCTACCGGTGCATCGCCAAAGCAAACAAAGGCATCGGCGGGATTAGCAGGCGGGGTAATGACCGGACAGTTGCAAGGAACGGGGCCAATGACCAGCGTTTCCACACAATTGGTGGCATCTGTTACCGTTACGGTGATGATGCCGGTGCCATTTGACGGCAAATCTTGTACTAAATAAGCACCACCGCCCATATCACTCACCACATAACTCACCCCACCGTCGTCGGTAGCGGTTGCGGTAACCAACCCTGAAGTATTGCTGATAAGCAGATTGACATTATAGGTATTCAGGTCTGCCGAGCAATAGCCGTCAATCTGCACAATATTGAGATCTGCGCCCTGAGTAAGCGCAACAGGAACACGCGTACTGTTGCATCCGGAAATATCTTCTATTTCAGCATAGTAGGTTCCCGGTGTTGAAGGGGTATAACTTGTACCCGTTCCCACCATTGTGCCTCCAACAGGAGCATCGTACCAATTGACGGTTAACCCTGCGCCCGGATCATCCACACTTAAAGAAACCAATGATTGTCCGAAACATACGAAAGCATTTATGGGGTTAGCAGGTGGCGCTATGGGCGGGCAACTACAGTTCACCGGATTAAGACCGGTTGAAACAATACAACCGTTGGCATCGGTAATATTCACCGTTGCTGCGGTGTTGCTTGCTATTCCTGCAACAGTATAACTTCCTCCGCCATTGTCGGTAATTGTTGCTGCTCCGGCATTGACGGTATAGGGTGCTGTACCTCCGCTGACTGTGATGTCCACATCGTAGGTAAGCAGGTCGGTCGAACAGGTATGTATTCCCTGTATAACTAAAATTTGCGGGGTTTCTGTCAACACCACCGGAATGCGGGTACTCACACAACCGTTGACCAATTCGGTAACTTCGGCATAATAAGTGCCGGAAGCTGCCGGAGTGTAGGTAATGCCGTTTCCTAAAGATGCACCGCCAATCGGCGAGTTGTACCAATTTACTTCAAAACCCGCTCCCGGATCATCCACCAAAAGGGCAGACGGGGTTTCGCCAAAGCAATAGAAATTGCCGGCCGGATTGGCCGGAGGTGCTATGACAGGGCAAACACAATCAAGTGCGGGGATATTGAGCTGAATAGCGCAGTTTTGAGCATCGGTAATTTGTACTGAAGTTGCTGTATTATCGGCAATACCCGCAATGTCGTAAGTGCCATCGCCGTTATCCGTAACACCTAATCCTCCTGCATCAATGGTATAGGGAGCAGTTCCGCCGCTCACACTGATTTGAGCGGTAAAACTGTTCAAATCGGCGGAACAAGTGCTATTGACCGCAAGCAGCTATAACGGCAGAACCAATTGTCAGCGTAGCCGCAGTAGTAGTACTGACACATCCGTTTACATTGTCCTGAACGGCAGCATACCAGGTTCCTGCTGATGGAGGGGTAAACATATTGCCCGTTCCCACAAGAGTTCCACCGGTTGCTGCATCAAACCAAACTATGGTAAACCCGGCACCCGGGTCTGCAACAGATAAATCCGCTAACGGGTCTCCGTTACAAATAAAGGCATCGGCTGGGTTTGCCGGAGGTATAACAGCCGGACATGGA
This is a stretch of genomic DNA from Sphingobacteriales bacterium. It encodes these proteins:
- a CDS encoding gliding motility-associated C-terminal domain-containing protein, with the translated sequence MNSFTAQISVSGGTAPYTIDAGGLGVTDNGDGTYDIAGIADNTATSVQITDAQNCAIQLNIPALDCVCPVIAPPANPAGNFYCFGETPSALLVDDPGAGFEVNWYNSPIGGASLGNGITYTPAASGTYYAEVTELVNGCVSTRIPVVLTETPQILVIQGIHTCSTDLLTYDVDITVSGGTAPYTVNAGAATITDNGGGSYTVAGIASNTAATVNITDANGCIVSTGLNPVNCSCPPIAPPANPINAFVCFGQSLVSLSVDDPGAGLTVNWYDAPVGGTMVGTGTSYTPSTPGTYYAEIEDISGCNSTRVPVALTQGADLNIVQIDGYCSADLNTYNVNLLISNTSGLVTATATDDGGVSYVVSDMGGGAYLVQDLPSNGTGIITVTVTDATNCVETLVIGPVPCNCPVITPPANPADAFVCFGDAPVALCVDNPGAGFTIEWYDAASGGALLGTGSCFTPTVAGTFYALAVEDVNACISTTVAVTLSQGTAINISQTPGTCAPDLLTFEVPVTVTGGTAPYTVAAGAATVTDNGGGSYTISGIPNTTSITVSITDADGCSQTLALASLNCSCATTPEPANPADAFICAGDAPVALSVSNPGAGYVINWYDSPVGGVLLGTGTTYTPLTPGTYYAETEEVATGCFSARVPVTLSQGTSISITDAGAACSADLLTYDVTVSVTGGTEPYTFDAGGYTVTPILDAWIIEDITSGTSVVLNVTDADGCPASLDLGVTTCNCAVVAPPANPVNSAYCQGATPTSLSVDSPGAGFVVQWYDVPAGGTPVATGNSFTPPAAGTYYAEILETATDCVSNRIAVTLTMTSLPPAPVAASPNPYCEGAVINALGATGTGGTLTWYSDAALTTQVGTGATLNPVAPTAGNSVSYWVAETLNGCQGPATEVTVSVIVCNCITPDPPVLDITGQTVCEGDPIAAFNATAAAGLEIRWYFGGALVGTGVSFTPTQAGTYTLTAFDTAEGCESAPVTAALIILSTPVANFSLPDNTCLGDAVSIAFTGTASATAVYLWDFGADATPATATGSAPQSVSWNTAGIKTVTLTIDDNGCIHTLSLPIAVSDVTASISPDNSFIDQGQSVVLEVSATSALGTVLSYEWIPDTGCPDCASVTVTPTGSVNTYTVIVSDEYGCTETVLATVNVIARNEVVIPNAFSPNGDGMNDIFRLTGFNVSEVKLHVYNRWGNEVYFNVSSSLTDGWNGEYKGKQQEIGVYVYYATVTFTDGTTETLKGNVTLIK